A single region of the Marmota flaviventris isolate mMarFla1 chromosome 10, mMarFla1.hap1, whole genome shotgun sequence genome encodes:
- the Agtrap gene encoding type-1 angiotensin II receptor-associated protein — MELPVVNLKVILLVHWLLTTWGCIGFSGSYAWANFTILALGVWAVAQRDSVDAISMFLGGLMATILLDIIHISVFYPLVATSDTGRFSAGMAILSLLLKPFSCFLLYHMYRERGGDLLSHDFLGHSQEHSAYQTIDSPEPPADPFAVPEGRGQATRGY, encoded by the exons ATGGAGCTGCCGGTCGTGAACTTGAAG GTGATTCTCCTGGTCCACTGGCTGCTGACAACCTG GGGCTGCATCGGGTTCTCGGGCTCCTATGCCTGGGCCAACTTCACCATCCTGGCCCTGGGCGTGTGGGCCGTGGCTCAGCGGGACTCCGTGGACGCCATAAGCATG TTCCTGGGGGGCTTGATGGCCACCATCTTACTGGACATCATCCACATCAGTGTCTTCTACCCACTGGTCGCCACCTCGGACACAGGCCGCTTCAGCGCCGGCATGGCCATCCTCAGCCTGCTGCTCAAGCCCTTCTCCTGCTTCCTGCTCTACCACATGTACCGGGAGCGTGGGGGCGACCTCCTGTCCCACG atTTCCTTGGACATTCTCAGGAACATAGTGCCTACCAGACAATTGACTCCCCAGAGCCACCTGCGGACCCCTTTGCAGTCCCAGAGGGCAGAGGTCAAGCCACCCGAGGGTACTGA